Proteins from one Oncorhynchus masou masou isolate Uvic2021 unplaced genomic scaffold, UVic_Omas_1.1 unplaced_scaffold_5171, whole genome shotgun sequence genomic window:
- the LOC135535790 gene encoding ladderlectin-like yields MEKLAVLLLLSAAIALGDANLTQLLGLEPLLKTEVEQTPPVGAQVAAVQQGTKEMSCPSDWHPYGSRCFRFVSIPQSWSDSEQNCLALGGNLASVNNLLEYQFMQALTKNTYGHLPDTWIGGFDAVKEGLWMWSDGSRFDFTNWNIGEPNNAGEGEDCLQMNAASEKLWFDVPCEWKFTSLCSRRM; encoded by the coding sequence ATGGAGAAGTTGGCCGTCCTTCTGCTTCTGAGTGCTGCCATTGCACTGGGCGACGCAAACCTGACCCAGCTGCTTGGTTTAGAACCCTTACTGAAGACTGAGGTGGAACAGACTCCTCCTGTCGGGGCTCAGGTAGCAGCAGTACAGCAGGGGACAAAGGAAATGTCATGTCCCTCAGACTGGCACCCATATGGATCACGCTGTTTCAGGTTTGTCAGCATTCCACAGTCATGGTCAGATTCTGAGCAAAACTGTTTGGCACTTGGTGGAAACCTAGCATCCGTGAATAACCTTTTAGAGTACCAGTTCATGCAAGCACTAACAAAGAATACCTATGGCCACTTACCTGATACCTGGATTGGAGGTTTTGATGCAGTCAAGGAGGGCTTATGGATGTGGTCAGATGGGTCCAGATTTGACTTCACTAACTGGAACATTGGTGAGCCCAATAacgctggagaaggagaggactGTCTGCAGATGAACGCTGCAAGTGAGAAGCTCTGGTTCGACGTGCCCTGTGAGTGGAAGTTTACATCTCTCTGTTCCAGAAGAATGTAG